A stretch of Alkaliphilus flagellatus DNA encodes these proteins:
- the pknB gene encoding Stk1 family PASTA domain-containing Ser/Thr kinase: protein MIGKILGNRYEIVEKIGGGGMALVYKAKCNLLNRYVAIKVLRPEFINDKDLLDKFRKESQAAASLSHPNIVNVYDVGEEDGVYYIVMEYVDGKTLKELIKEKGKLSKNEILDFTRQIALALKHAHSNHIVHRDIKPHNILVTEDNRAKVTDFGIALAATSSTITNTGSIIGSVHYFAPEQARGGYTDEKSDLYSLGIVMYEMATGRVPFEGDAPITIALKHIQEKPEPPSKYNPSISKGLEAIIIKLTQKEQSARYANASALIEDLYKIKNNFDLDDIDNTLKIEDSPTQIIPMVTANEIRQLTDSQDEVKTMNIKNKKGKKDNSKKDNKRKLVIGSAIAAALVAALVFTFAFFYISDLFKVEDVKVPNFVGMNIEKAEKLAEDTGLRLNKSTEYNSKVPKDEIINQTTREGMMVRKGFEVKVIVSEGSKLVPVPDLRNENATNAERLLKDAGLEPGEVSEDSSDEYPIGTIIDQNPRQGVQVATGSAVNYVVSTGPKVQTFPMPNLLGKTLEEARSILKQFKLEEGSITEEYSDVYVRGYVMEQNIPADKEVSEGSVVNLVVSKGSDVPDQMEEIEEGEDQEGTQSSGTSTKSISINLEEYTGIVDIEIYQINGLKSKKVYSEKHNADEAKGPIRVNVKGSGTQQLAVYLNGEKQEPNVEVNF from the coding sequence ATGATTGGTAAAATATTAGGTAATCGATATGAAATTGTTGAAAAGATAGGCGGAGGCGGGATGGCATTAGTATATAAGGCTAAATGCAACCTATTAAATCGTTACGTTGCAATTAAAGTATTAAGACCAGAATTTATTAACGATAAAGATTTACTAGATAAGTTTAGAAAAGAATCCCAAGCTGCTGCTAGCTTATCTCATCCTAATATAGTTAATGTGTACGATGTAGGAGAAGAAGATGGTGTATATTATATTGTTATGGAGTATGTAGATGGAAAAACCTTAAAAGAGTTAATTAAGGAGAAGGGAAAGCTGTCTAAGAATGAAATATTGGATTTTACAAGACAAATAGCCTTAGCATTAAAACATGCTCACTCCAATCATATTGTTCATCGAGATATTAAGCCTCATAATATTTTAGTAACAGAGGATAATAGAGCGAAGGTTACAGATTTTGGAATTGCCTTAGCTGCTACCTCATCTACAATTACCAATACTGGAAGTATAATTGGTTCTGTTCATTATTTTGCTCCAGAACAGGCTAGAGGAGGCTATACTGATGAAAAATCGGACCTGTATTCTTTGGGTATTGTTATGTATGAAATGGCCACTGGAAGAGTACCCTTTGAAGGAGATGCACCAATTACAATTGCATTAAAACATATTCAGGAAAAGCCAGAACCTCCTTCTAAGTATAATCCTTCTATTTCAAAGGGGTTAGAAGCTATAATTATTAAGTTAACCCAAAAAGAGCAGTCTGCTAGATATGCTAATGCTTCTGCATTAATAGAAGACTTATATAAAATAAAAAATAATTTTGATTTAGATGATATTGATAATACTTTAAAAATCGAAGATTCCCCGACTCAAATTATTCCAATGGTTACTGCCAATGAGATAAGACAATTAACTGATAGCCAAGATGAAGTAAAAACTATGAATATAAAAAATAAAAAAGGTAAAAAAGATAATAGTAAAAAAGATAATAAACGTAAACTTGTAATTGGATCTGCTATTGCTGCTGCATTAGTTGCTGCTTTAGTATTTACATTTGCTTTCTTTTATATATCCGATTTATTTAAGGTAGAGGATGTAAAGGTGCCAAATTTTGTTGGTATGAATATTGAAAAGGCTGAAAAATTGGCAGAGGATACAGGGCTAAGATTAAATAAAAGTACAGAATATAATAGTAAGGTTCCAAAGGATGAAATAATCAATCAAACAACTCGGGAAGGCATGATGGTTAGAAAAGGCTTTGAAGTTAAAGTAATTGTTAGTGAAGGAAGTAAACTAGTTCCTGTTCCCGATTTACGTAATGAAAATGCTACAAATGCTGAAAGATTATTAAAAGATGCAGGATTAGAGCCAGGAGAAGTAAGTGAAGATTCTAGTGATGAGTACCCTATAGGAACTATTATTGATCAGAATCCACGTCAAGGGGTTCAAGTTGCTACCGGATCTGCTGTAAATTATGTAGTGAGCACAGGTCCAAAGGTTCAAACTTTTCCTATGCCAAACCTATTAGGAAAAACTTTAGAGGAAGCTCGAAGTATACTAAAACAGTTTAAACTTGAAGAAGGAAGTATTACAGAAGAATATAGCGATGTATATGTAAGAGGCTATGTTATGGAACAAAATATTCCAGCTGATAAAGAAGTAAGTGAAGGATCTGTAGTTAATTTAGTCGTTAGTAAAGGAAGCGATGTGCCAGATCAAATGGAAGAAATAGAAGAAGGTGAAGATCAAGAAGGAACACAATCATCAGGAACTTCGACGAAATCTATTAGTATAAATTTAGAAGAGTATACAGGTATTGTTGATATAGAAATTTATCAAATAAATGGTTTGAAAAGTAAGAAAGTATATAGTGAAAAACATAATGCAGATGAAGCAAAAGGTCCTATTAGAGTAAATGTAAAAGGATCAGGTACTCAACAATTAGCTGTTTATCTAAATGGTGAGAAACAAGAGCCTAATGTAGAAGTTAATTTTTAG